In Bacillus sp. Cs-700, one genomic interval encodes:
- a CDS encoding YigZ family protein — translation MLNSYYTVKNEGENEIVIQKSRFIAHVKRTPTEEEAQAFIQSIKKKHASATHNCSAYLIGEQDLIQKANDDGEPSGTAGVPMLEVLKKRKLKDTTVVVTRYFGGIKLGAGGLIRAYGQSVSEGLNATGIVERKLMTKITTQIDYTLLGKVENEIRSSNYLLDDIAYLENVSFTVLANSGDEELFIEWITNLTNGKCEVTIHDQTYIEVDVVN, via the coding sequence ATGCTTAATTCATATTATACCGTTAAAAATGAGGGAGAAAACGAAATTGTGATACAAAAATCTCGATTTATCGCTCACGTCAAACGAACACCAACAGAAGAAGAAGCTCAGGCATTTATTCAATCCATCAAAAAAAAACACGCAAGTGCCACACACAATTGCTCCGCCTATTTAATTGGTGAGCAGGATTTGATTCAGAAAGCGAACGACGATGGCGAACCATCCGGCACGGCTGGTGTGCCAATGCTTGAAGTGCTAAAAAAACGCAAACTAAAAGACACAACTGTAGTCGTTACCCGTTACTTTGGTGGAATTAAACTTGGTGCAGGCGGTTTAATTCGTGCGTATGGCCAATCCGTCTCAGAAGGTCTAAACGCGACGGGAATCGTCGAGCGAAAATTGATGACGAAAATAACAACTCAAATTGATTATACTTTATTAGGTAAAGTCGAAAACGAAATCCGTTCATCGAATTATTTATTAGATGATATTGCTTATTTGGAGAATGTATCGTTCACCGTATTGGCAAATAGTGGGGATGAGGAATTATTTATCGAATGGATTACAAATTTAACAAATGGAAAATGTGAAGTCACTATTCACGACCAGACTTATATCGAAGTAGATGTCGTTAATTAG
- a CDS encoding peptidoglycan-binding protein — translation MFKKVVITTTLAGTLLLAPNVSEAALGDRTLYNGMSNSDVTELQNVLDDKGYFDYHTATGYFGNITEEGVRDFQRSAGIGVDGVVGPQTVSALKGASVSKSSSSSNTYSGTLRYGDRGSSVTSLQSQLKSKGYYSYSVDGIYGSITQQAVRNFQSANGLSVDGIAGSNTFAALNGSSVISSSSSSQVKSASTSNSSVVSIAKQYMGVPYVWAGTSPSGFDCSGFLQYVYNKAGTSIPRTVASIWDATDKVSSPSVGDLVFFETYKSGPSHAGIYIGNGQFIHSSSSYGVTISSMDNSYWAPRYLGAKRA, via the coding sequence ATGTTTAAGAAAGTCGTGATTACTACTACACTCGCAGGTACTCTTTTGCTAGCACCAAACGTAAGTGAAGCAGCTTTAGGCGACCGTACCCTATACAATGGCATGAGCAATTCTGACGTAACTGAACTTCAAAACGTTCTTGATGATAAAGGTTATTTTGACTACCATACAGCAACAGGATACTTTGGCAACATTACTGAAGAAGGCGTTCGTGATTTTCAGCGCAGTGCAGGAATTGGCGTTGATGGCGTTGTTGGACCTCAAACAGTAAGCGCATTAAAAGGTGCATCAGTTTCTAAATCAAGTAGTTCTTCTAATACATACAGCGGAACACTTCGTTATGGTGACCGTGGATCAAGTGTAACAAGCCTACAAAGCCAGCTTAAGTCTAAAGGTTATTACAGCTATTCTGTAGACGGCATTTATGGTTCTATTACACAACAAGCTGTCCGTAATTTCCAAAGTGCTAACGGTCTTAGCGTAGATGGAATTGCTGGATCAAACACATTTGCAGCTCTTAATGGATCTTCCGTTATTTCATCATCTTCGTCTTCACAGGTAAAGAGTGCATCAACATCTAACTCTTCTGTTGTGTCAATCGCGAAGCAATACATGGGCGTACCTTATGTTTGGGCAGGAACGTCTCCATCAGGATTCGACTGCAGCGGCTTCTTACAATACGTATACAATAAAGCTGGAACTTCGATTCCACGTACTGTAGCTAGCATTTGGGACGCAACAGATAAAGTTTCTTCTCCTTCTGTTGGAGATCTTGTGTTCTTTGAAACATACAAATCCGGCCCATCTCACGCTGGAATTTACATCGGTAACGGTCAGTTCATCCACTCTTCTTCTTCTTACGGAGTAACAATTAGTAGCATGGATAACTCTTACTGGGCACCACGTTACCTTGGAGCAAAACGCGCATAA
- a CDS encoding sensor histidine kinase: MDFQRLDPNSLDVILDRTMESINSSKSKLFEIGELSHDECQKVNNQLQLLKEELETVHRLRQERLQMDRVARAELVKISKNFQDYREPEIRNAYEKASEAQIKLSVSMEKETRLKDQISDLEQRISSLQNTSDKAESFMSQISTVLSYLGGELRQYGEVIEDARRKQEYGLKIIEAQEEERKRLSREIHDGPAQVLANVLLRSQLIERIYEKKGKDEAFKEIKDMKSLIEDALKEVRRLIYDLRPMALDDLGLVPTLLKYLNKVDDRSEATIYFDYDEGIQRLHVRLEAAIFRLVQEAVQNALKHAEATEISVDLKLDGDKIVVTIQDNGIGFDVNVRKDQSFGLIGMKERVGLLNGTIQVQSTPNKGTYILIRIPIHEQEGV; this comes from the coding sequence TTGGATTTTCAAAGGCTTGATCCAAATTCATTAGATGTCATTCTTGACAGGACAATGGAGAGTATTAATAGTAGTAAATCAAAACTGTTCGAAATTGGAGAGCTTTCTCATGACGAGTGCCAAAAGGTTAATAATCAACTACAATTATTAAAAGAAGAACTGGAAACCGTTCATCGCCTAAGGCAAGAAAGACTACAAATGGACCGTGTGGCCCGTGCAGAGCTTGTAAAGATCAGTAAGAACTTTCAGGACTATAGAGAGCCAGAGATTCGAAATGCTTATGAAAAGGCCTCAGAAGCTCAAATTAAGCTTTCGGTTAGTATGGAAAAGGAAACGCGGCTAAAAGATCAAATTTCGGATCTCGAACAACGTATTTCTTCTCTTCAAAACACCTCAGATAAAGCCGAATCATTTATGAGCCAAATTTCAACCGTTCTTAGTTATCTCGGAGGAGAACTGAGGCAGTACGGTGAGGTGATCGAGGATGCTAGGCGAAAACAAGAATATGGACTTAAAATTATTGAAGCACAGGAAGAAGAAAGAAAGCGTCTATCACGAGAAATTCATGATGGACCTGCCCAGGTACTTGCAAATGTCCTATTACGATCACAATTAATTGAACGGATTTATGAGAAAAAGGGGAAAGATGAAGCTTTCAAAGAAATCAAAGATATGAAATCTTTGATTGAAGATGCTTTAAAAGAAGTTAGGCGTCTTATTTATGACCTTCGTCCAATGGCGCTCGATGATCTTGGTTTAGTGCCAACATTGTTAAAGTATTTAAATAAAGTAGATGACCGATCAGAGGCAACCATTTACTTTGATTATGATGAGGGGATCCAGAGACTTCACGTTCGCCTTGAAGCGGCTATTTTTAGACTTGTTCAAGAAGCCGTTCAAAATGCCCTTAAGCATGCTGAAGCAACTGAAATAAGTGTTGACCTCAAACTTGACGGTGATAAGATTGTGGTAACCATTCAAGATAATGGAATTGGTTTTGATGTGAACGTACGTAAAGATCAATCATTTGGATTAATCGGAATGAAAGAGCGTGTTGGGTTATTAAATGGGACGATTCAGGTTCAATCAACGCCAAACAAGGGTACATATATACTGATAAGAATCCCGATACATGAACAGGAGGGCGTGTAA
- a CDS encoding response regulator transcription factor: MYAAKTKTKIIIIDDHRLFREGVKRILDMEDDFEVIAEGDDGDEALRLVEENKPDVVLMDINMPHVNGVEATRQLIEQVPETKVIILSIHDDETYVTHAVKTGAAGYLLKEMDANSLVEAVKVVASGGAYIHPKVTHNLVNEYRRLATEGKRPSTQIGYKEVEYRKPLHILTRRECEVLQLLTDGKSNRSIGEDLYISEKTVKNHVSNILQKMNVNDRTQAVVEAIKKGWVKVR; the protein is encoded by the coding sequence ATGTATGCAGCAAAGACCAAAACTAAAATTATTATTATAGATGACCATCGCTTGTTCCGCGAAGGTGTTAAGCGTATTTTGGATATGGAAGATGATTTCGAAGTGATTGCTGAAGGTGATGATGGAGACGAAGCGCTTCGTCTTGTTGAAGAAAATAAGCCTGATGTTGTTTTAATGGATATTAATATGCCACATGTAAATGGCGTTGAAGCTACGAGGCAGCTGATCGAACAAGTGCCTGAGACTAAGGTGATTATTTTATCGATTCATGATGACGAAACGTACGTAACCCACGCGGTAAAGACCGGTGCTGCCGGTTATCTATTAAAAGAGATGGATGCAAATTCGTTAGTTGAAGCCGTTAAAGTTGTCGCTTCTGGAGGAGCTTACATTCATCCAAAAGTGACGCATAATCTTGTGAATGAATACCGTCGACTCGCTACGGAAGGAAAAAGACCATCTACACAAATTGGTTATAAGGAAGTGGAATACCGCAAACCGCTACACATTTTGACACGACGAGAATGTGAAGTGCTCCAGTTACTTACAGATGGAAAAAGCAATCGCTCGATCGGTGAAGATCTTTACATTAGTGAGAAAACAGTAAAAAACCACGTATCGAATATTTTGCAGAAAATGAACGTAAATGACCGAACGCAAGCTGTCGTAGAGGCAATCAAAAAAGGCTGGGTAAAGGTGCGCTGA